A genomic region of Burkholderia humptydooensis contains the following coding sequences:
- a CDS encoding adenosylcobalamin-dependent ribonucleoside-diphosphate reductase, with protein MATISTEFHLAPQQFSIDVLLEKYAKGDEQTVDDIYRRVARGIAQAEPPELRDEIEARFVEHLQRGALGAGRIMSAAGSPIAATLINCFVQPVGDCIQGVDERGLPGIYVALLQAAETMRRGGGVGYNFSAIRPRGAYVHSTGSSASGPCSYIDVFDASCRTVESAGARRGAQMAVLDCDHPDLLEFIEAKHSKGRWNNFNISVAVTDAFMNAVEQDLPWQLVHRAEPSPALRAAGDLRRRDDGMWVYAERRARAIWDKIMRSTYDVAEPGVVFISKMNDDNNLRAIESIRATNPCGEQPLPAYGCCNLGPLNLTRFVIDPFAQLDGGASAFDWDALAERTRTQVRFLDDVLDVTLWPLLEQRREAEQKRRIGIGFTGLGDALVMLGLRYDTQEGRDFAARVGREMRDAAYRASVELARERGAFALFDASRYLEEGTFASRLPDDIQEAIRRDGIRNSHLLSIAPTGTVSLAFADNASNGIEPAFSWTYQRTKIMADGSRQTFAVEDYAYRLYRELGGDVDALPDCFVSALQMSAHDHLAMMAAVQPYIDTSISKTVNVPADYPFDDFESLYFDAWKSGLKGLATYRPNETLGAVLHTSEPDDTLEEADLDPLRIAIDHRPKGELPAVIEKVEYLTQLGKKSLYVAVSFMEVTGRIGGDEVTIERPIEFFIPVGQRDESQQWITATMRSLSLAARGGFVARNLQDLRKVSWDRGQVRLGETQRLDGRRIPLWHDSEVAALSYAIQQILHRRGFLDAEGNQVPSRLLAKLPRGGADLHAVAAMLAAETGAASGESDDETAAASHSAGELRTMFGRKCNSCGANAVIRKDGCDFCTACGEIGACG; from the coding sequence ATGGCGACCATCTCAACCGAGTTCCATCTCGCTCCCCAACAATTCTCGATCGACGTGCTGCTGGAAAAATATGCGAAGGGCGACGAGCAGACAGTCGACGACATCTACCGTCGCGTCGCGCGCGGCATCGCGCAGGCGGAGCCGCCCGAATTGCGCGACGAGATCGAGGCGCGCTTCGTCGAGCATCTGCAGCGCGGCGCGCTCGGCGCGGGCCGGATCATGAGCGCGGCGGGCAGCCCGATCGCGGCGACGCTGATCAACTGCTTCGTGCAGCCGGTCGGCGACTGCATCCAGGGCGTCGACGAGCGCGGGCTGCCCGGCATCTACGTCGCGCTGCTGCAGGCGGCGGAGACGATGCGGCGCGGCGGCGGGGTCGGCTACAACTTCTCGGCGATCCGGCCGCGCGGCGCATACGTGCATTCGACGGGCTCGAGCGCGTCCGGGCCGTGCAGCTACATCGATGTGTTCGACGCGTCGTGCCGCACGGTCGAGAGCGCGGGCGCGCGGCGCGGCGCGCAGATGGCGGTGCTCGATTGCGATCATCCGGACCTGCTCGAATTCATCGAGGCGAAGCATTCGAAGGGGCGCTGGAACAACTTCAACATCTCGGTCGCGGTGACCGACGCGTTCATGAACGCGGTCGAGCAGGACCTGCCGTGGCAGCTCGTGCATCGCGCGGAGCCGTCCCCCGCGCTGCGCGCGGCGGGCGATCTGCGTCGGCGCGACGATGGAATGTGGGTCTACGCGGAAAGGCGCGCGCGTGCGATCTGGGACAAGATCATGCGCTCGACGTACGATGTCGCCGAGCCGGGCGTCGTGTTCATCTCGAAGATGAACGACGACAACAACCTGCGCGCGATCGAGTCGATTCGTGCGACGAATCCGTGCGGCGAGCAGCCGCTGCCCGCGTATGGCTGCTGCAATCTCGGGCCGCTGAACCTCACGCGCTTCGTGATCGATCCGTTCGCGCAGTTGGACGGCGGCGCAAGCGCGTTCGACTGGGACGCGCTCGCCGAGCGCACGCGCACGCAGGTGCGCTTTCTCGACGACGTGCTCGACGTGACGCTCTGGCCGCTGCTGGAGCAGCGCCGCGAAGCGGAGCAGAAGCGGCGGATCGGCATCGGCTTCACGGGCCTCGGCGACGCGCTCGTGATGCTCGGCCTGCGTTACGACACGCAGGAAGGGCGCGATTTCGCCGCGCGCGTCGGGCGCGAGATGCGCGACGCCGCGTATCGCGCGTCGGTCGAGCTCGCGCGCGAGCGCGGCGCGTTTGCCCTCTTCGACGCGAGCCGGTATCTGGAGGAAGGCACGTTCGCGTCGCGGCTGCCGGACGACATTCAGGAGGCGATTCGCCGCGACGGCATCCGCAACAGCCATCTGCTGTCGATCGCGCCGACGGGCACCGTGAGCCTTGCGTTCGCGGACAACGCGTCGAACGGCATCGAGCCCGCGTTCTCGTGGACGTATCAGCGCACGAAGATCATGGCGGACGGCAGCCGGCAGACGTTCGCGGTGGAGGATTACGCGTACCGGCTGTATCGCGAGCTGGGCGGCGACGTCGACGCGCTGCCCGACTGTTTCGTCAGCGCGCTGCAGATGTCCGCGCACGACCACCTCGCGATGATGGCGGCCGTGCAGCCGTACATTGACACGTCGATCTCGAAGACGGTCAACGTGCCCGCCGACTATCCGTTCGACGATTTCGAGAGCCTTTACTTCGACGCATGGAAGAGCGGGCTGAAGGGGCTCGCGACGTATCGCCCGAACGAGACGCTCGGCGCGGTGCTCCACACGTCCGAGCCCGACGACACGCTCGAGGAGGCGGATCTCGATCCGCTGCGCATCGCGATCGACCACCGGCCGAAGGGGGAGCTGCCGGCGGTGATCGAGAAGGTCGAATACCTGACGCAGCTCGGCAAGAAGTCGCTGTATGTCGCGGTGTCGTTCATGGAGGTGACGGGGCGCATCGGCGGCGACGAAGTGACGATCGAGCGGCCGATCGAGTTCTTCATTCCGGTCGGCCAGCGCGACGAATCGCAGCAATGGATCACGGCGACGATGCGCTCGCTGTCGCTCGCCGCGCGCGGCGGCTTCGTCGCGCGCAATCTGCAGGATCTGCGCAAGGTGTCGTGGGACCGCGGGCAGGTGCGGCTCGGCGAGACGCAGCGGCTCGACGGCCGGCGCATTCCGCTGTGGCACGATTCCGAAGTCGCCGCGCTCAGCTATGCGATCCAGCAGATCCTGCATCGCCGCGGCTTTCTCGACGCGGAGGGCAACCAGGTGCCGTCGCGGCTGCTCGCGAAACTGCCGCGCGGCGGCGCGGATTTGCATGCGGTTGCCGCAATGCTCGCGGCCGAGACCGGGGCGGCGAGCGGCGAAAGCGATGACGAGACGGCCGCGGCGTCGCACAGCGCCGGCGAGTTGCGCACGATGTTCGGCCGCAAATGCAATTCGTGCGGCGCGAACGCAGTGATTCGCAAGGACGGCTGCGATTTCTGCACTGCGTGCGGCGAGATCGGCGCGTGTGGTTGA
- a CDS encoding 3-oxoacyl-ACP synthase III family protein produces the protein MSYNVRMASLACNLPSRLLRNDDAAFDEVEPIPSEWWQFWGIESRYVIDPHAGESEFAMAERTARQALARAGVDAAELDLVLFNITSPFVTAADGARRFAPRLSRALRDRLGAKRALDADVEMECASFVLQMQLATNLIKQGRVKRALVCSSERMSAVVDYASKSSTTFGDGAAAAVLVADAHDPHGADWLNAVYRSDATHYALATMQWRYPKPAADRDDAERQAERFGAYFTLKPEAQEQIARFMPEAIPDIVERLLRKTGLRTDDIDAMVFHQPSEILVRAWAQRLGLAPDQYVIRLADCACLVSAAVPLALYESIRRGVVKPGSQVVIAGAGAGWGFGAQLWRWGETAVTDAGSTLDATEREHAA, from the coding sequence ATGTCCTACAACGTTCGCATGGCCAGTCTCGCGTGCAATCTGCCGTCGCGCCTGCTGCGCAACGACGATGCCGCCTTCGATGAAGTCGAGCCGATCCCGTCCGAGTGGTGGCAGTTCTGGGGCATCGAGTCGCGCTACGTGATCGATCCGCACGCGGGCGAATCCGAGTTCGCGATGGCCGAGCGCACCGCGCGCCAGGCGCTCGCGCGCGCGGGCGTCGACGCGGCCGAACTCGATCTCGTGCTGTTCAACATCACGTCGCCGTTCGTCACCGCCGCCGACGGCGCGAGGCGTTTCGCGCCGCGGCTGTCGCGCGCGCTGCGCGATCGGCTCGGCGCGAAACGCGCGCTCGATGCCGACGTCGAAATGGAATGCGCGAGCTTCGTGCTGCAAATGCAGCTCGCGACGAACCTGATCAAGCAGGGGCGCGTGAAGCGCGCGCTCGTGTGCTCGTCCGAGCGGATGTCGGCGGTCGTCGATTACGCGAGCAAATCGTCGACGACGTTCGGCGACGGCGCGGCGGCGGCCGTGCTCGTCGCCGACGCGCACGATCCGCACGGCGCCGACTGGCTGAACGCCGTCTACCGCAGCGACGCGACGCACTACGCTCTCGCGACGATGCAATGGCGCTACCCGAAGCCCGCAGCGGATCGCGACGACGCCGAGCGCCAGGCCGAGCGCTTCGGCGCGTATTTCACGCTGAAGCCCGAGGCGCAGGAGCAGATCGCGCGCTTCATGCCCGAGGCGATTCCCGACATCGTCGAGCGTCTGCTGCGCAAGACCGGCTTGCGCACGGACGATATCGACGCGATGGTGTTCCATCAGCCGTCGGAGATTCTCGTGCGCGCGTGGGCGCAGCGCCTCGGCCTCGCGCCGGATCAATACGTGATTCGCCTGGCCGATTGCGCGTGCCTCGTGTCGGCCGCGGTGCCGCTCGCGCTTTACGAATCGATTCGCCGCGGCGTCGTGAAGCCGGGCTCGCAAGTGGTGATCGCGGGCGCGGGCGCCGGCTGGGGCTTCGGCGCGCAGCTATGGCGCTGGGGCGAGACGGCCGTGACCGACGCGGGCTCGACGCTCGATGCGACGGAGCGCGAACATGCGGCATAA
- a CDS encoding AMP-binding protein, which translates to MDNFCRTNLPATTDLPEFVFELPGLQYPERINCAAALLDDAVTRRGWGERVAIRTECGAAWSYRELFELSNRIANLLVRDGGLVPGNRVLLHGTNHPFLAAAWFAVVKAGGVAVTTMPLLRAGELSKVIAQAKVSHALCEASVSAELRAAMAVVPGVGFIRCYGTDEEDAAAFERLMREYPATFDPVDARADDPCIVAFTSGTTGRPKATVHFHRDVMAICHCFPQHVLKPNADDVFCGSPPLAFTFGLGALLLFPLSVGASVVLLQRAKPERLLAAIGAHRVSILFTAPAAYRAMLDGIGDHDISSLRKCVCAGEALPVPTRNAWLARTGIRIIDGIGATEMLHIFASADDMQAKEGAIGKAVPGYRLAILDERGERLPPYHVGRLAVQGPTGCRYLSDARQRDYVRHGWNLTGDAAYLDEDGYLFYQSRADDLIISLGYTISPAEVEEAVLSHADVLECGVVGAPDGRGGTLVCAHVVLRPGVCGSDALTAALQQHVKARIAPYKYPRRIEYRAAGLPRNEAGKLQRFKLRQAAADDVQAA; encoded by the coding sequence ATGGACAACTTTTGCCGCACGAATCTGCCTGCAACGACCGATCTGCCGGAGTTCGTCTTCGAGTTGCCGGGCCTGCAGTATCCGGAGCGCATCAACTGCGCGGCGGCGCTGCTCGACGACGCCGTGACCCGGCGAGGCTGGGGCGAGCGCGTCGCGATTCGCACCGAGTGCGGCGCCGCGTGGTCGTATCGCGAACTGTTCGAGCTGAGCAACCGGATCGCGAACCTGCTCGTGCGCGACGGCGGGCTCGTGCCGGGCAACCGGGTGCTGCTGCACGGAACCAATCACCCGTTCCTCGCCGCCGCGTGGTTCGCGGTTGTCAAGGCGGGCGGCGTCGCGGTGACGACGATGCCGCTGCTGCGCGCGGGCGAGCTGTCGAAAGTCATCGCGCAGGCGAAGGTCTCGCACGCGCTCTGCGAAGCGTCGGTATCCGCCGAATTGCGCGCCGCGATGGCGGTGGTGCCCGGCGTGGGGTTCATCCGGTGCTACGGCACGGACGAGGAAGACGCGGCCGCGTTCGAGCGGCTGATGCGCGAATACCCGGCGACGTTCGACCCGGTCGACGCGCGCGCCGACGATCCTTGCATCGTCGCGTTCACGTCGGGCACGACCGGGCGTCCGAAGGCGACCGTGCATTTCCATCGCGACGTGATGGCGATCTGCCATTGCTTCCCGCAGCACGTGCTGAAGCCGAACGCCGACGACGTGTTCTGCGGCTCGCCGCCGCTCGCGTTCACGTTCGGGCTCGGCGCGCTGCTGCTGTTTCCGCTGAGCGTCGGCGCGAGCGTCGTGCTGTTGCAGCGGGCGAAGCCGGAGCGGCTGCTCGCCGCGATCGGCGCGCATCGCGTGAGCATCCTGTTCACCGCGCCGGCCGCGTATCGGGCGATGCTCGACGGCATCGGCGATCACGACATCTCCAGCCTGCGCAAATGCGTGTGCGCGGGCGAGGCGCTGCCGGTGCCGACGCGCAACGCGTGGCTCGCGCGCACGGGCATTCGCATCATCGACGGCATCGGCGCGACCGAAATGCTGCACATCTTCGCGTCCGCGGACGACATGCAGGCGAAGGAAGGCGCGATCGGCAAGGCGGTGCCCGGCTACCGGCTCGCGATCCTCGACGAGCGCGGCGAGCGCCTGCCGCCCTATCACGTCGGCCGTCTCGCGGTGCAGGGGCCGACCGGCTGCCGCTACCTGAGCGACGCGCGCCAGCGCGACTACGTGCGGCACGGGTGGAACCTGACGGGCGACGCCGCCTATCTCGACGAGGACGGCTACCTGTTCTATCAGTCGCGCGCCGACGATCTGATCATCAGCCTCGGCTACACCATTTCGCCCGCCGAGGTGGAGGAGGCGGTGCTGAGCCACGCGGACGTGCTCGAGTGCGGCGTCGTCGGCGCGCCCGACGGGCGCGGCGGCACGCTCGTATGCGCGCACGTCGTGCTGAGGCCCGGCGTGTGCGGCTCAGACGCGCTGACGGCGGCGTTGCAGCAGCACGTGAAGGCGCGGATCGCGCCGTACAAGTATCCGCGGCGCATCGAGTATCGCGCGGCCGGTCTGCCGCGCAACGAAGCCGGCAAGTTGCAGCGCTTCAAGCTGCGGCAGGCGGCCGCCGACGACGTACAGGCGGCCTGA
- a CDS encoding ABC transporter permease — protein sequence MSDASIRRAPARGGALAHREHGAAPRVAAVSADARGPSLARGLRDAAIGAAGIAGAIALWWAATHWLVGPQSPARLFAPERALDSVPALLRDERLGMHVRVSVMRVATGLGVALALGVPLGLLIGRVKWLDALLSPTFQLLRMISPLSWMPVAVMSFGIGERSICFLLAFAALWPILMSTASGVAQIDRRWLELGESLAATRDELAWHVVLPAITASVLGGMRLAIGVLWIVLVPAEMLGVSAGLGYLVLDTRDRLAYPELAAVIVVIGVIGLALDALARAALARWTSASG from the coding sequence TTGTCTGACGCATCGATTCGGCGCGCGCCGGCGCGCGGCGGCGCGCTCGCTCATCGCGAGCACGGGGCGGCGCCGCGGGTTGCCGCGGTCTCCGCCGATGCCCGCGGCCCATCGCTCGCGCGCGGGCTGCGCGATGCGGCGATCGGGGCCGCGGGCATCGCCGGCGCGATCGCGCTCTGGTGGGCGGCGACGCACTGGCTCGTCGGCCCGCAATCGCCCGCCCGGCTGTTCGCGCCGGAGCGCGCGCTCGACAGCGTGCCCGCGCTGCTGCGCGACGAGCGCCTCGGCATGCACGTGCGCGTGAGCGTCATGCGCGTCGCGACGGGCCTTGGCGTCGCGCTCGCGCTCGGCGTGCCGCTCGGGCTGCTGATCGGGCGCGTGAAATGGCTCGACGCGCTGCTGTCGCCGACGTTCCAGTTGCTACGGATGATCTCGCCGCTGTCGTGGATGCCGGTCGCGGTGATGTCGTTCGGCATCGGCGAGCGCTCGATCTGCTTTTTGCTCGCGTTCGCCGCGCTCTGGCCGATCCTGATGAGCACGGCGTCCGGCGTTGCGCAGATCGACCGGCGCTGGCTCGAGCTCGGCGAGAGCCTCGCCGCGACGCGCGACGAGCTCGCGTGGCACGTCGTGCTGCCGGCGATCACCGCGTCGGTGCTGGGCGGTATGCGGCTCGCGATCGGCGTGCTGTGGATCGTGCTCGTGCCGGCCGAGATGCTCGGCGTGAGTGCGGGGCTCGGCTATCTGGTGCTCGATACGCGCGACCGGCTCGCGTATCCGGAACTCGCGGCGGTGATCGTCGTGATCGGCGTGATCGGGCTCGCGCTCGATGCGCTCGCGCGGGCCGCGCTCGCCCGCTGGACGAGCGCGAGCGGTTGA
- a CDS encoding PACE efflux transporter, translating to MQGFKRKIVYVTCFELIAIAITTTGFSLLTGQAPTHASIAAVASSAIAVVWNLAYNTAFEWWETRQTRRGRGLLRRVAHAAGFEAGLVVMLVPLFAWWLDVSLWQAFVLDLGLIAFFLAYTFAFNLAFDRLFGLPASAQPAPSEASSG from the coding sequence ATGCAAGGGTTCAAGAGAAAAATCGTCTACGTCACATGCTTCGAGCTGATCGCCATCGCGATCACCACGACCGGATTTTCGCTGCTCACCGGCCAGGCCCCGACGCACGCGAGCATCGCGGCGGTCGCTTCTTCGGCGATCGCGGTGGTCTGGAATCTGGCCTACAACACCGCGTTCGAATGGTGGGAAACCCGCCAGACCCGGCGGGGCCGCGGCCTGCTGCGCCGCGTCGCGCACGCGGCCGGTTTCGAGGCCGGGCTGGTCGTCATGCTGGTGCCGCTGTTCGCGTGGTGGCTCGACGTTTCGCTGTGGCAGGCGTTCGTGCTGGATCTGGGCCTGATCGCCTTCTTCCTCGCGTACACGTTCGCGTTCAATCTCGCATTCGATCGCCTGTTCGGGCTGCCGGCGTCGGCGCAGCCCGCGCCTTCGGAGGCTTCGTCGGGCTGA
- a CDS encoding MBL fold metallo-hydrolase encodes MQHSTPGWIDSQLAIVGTEDVPLYVVVNDEAATLVEGGLSGMTELVWRQLHALLSDYGGIRHLRYWLITHSHYDHCSLLGTLAPRMPWLHIVGSPDTADALQSPSACRTIRMLDAQASVAWEPVAEAELADLSDIPLYPLNPGRALDIGEGMRMRAIALPGHSACLLGYHCPQLDLLFVSDALGEYHAPTQWLPLVFQDLPAYRRSLDAIEQQHASRIALGHYGVVGGGVARHAVRHARDGLAARSDEARAARGDTNATRALARQWTERYAARSAKVVPRALHLKSMERMIDLFQRAA; translated from the coding sequence ATGCAGCACAGCACTCCAGGCTGGATCGACTCGCAGCTCGCCATCGTCGGCACCGAGGACGTGCCGCTGTACGTGGTCGTCAACGACGAAGCCGCGACGCTCGTCGAAGGCGGGCTGAGCGGCATGACCGAGCTCGTGTGGCGGCAGCTTCACGCCCTGCTGAGCGACTACGGCGGCATCCGGCATCTGCGCTACTGGCTGATCACGCATTCGCACTACGACCATTGCAGCCTGCTCGGCACGCTCGCGCCGCGCATGCCGTGGCTGCACATCGTCGGCTCGCCCGATACGGCCGACGCGCTGCAGAGCCCGTCCGCGTGCCGAACGATCAGGATGCTCGACGCTCAGGCGTCCGTCGCGTGGGAGCCGGTCGCCGAGGCCGAGCTCGCCGACCTGTCGGACATTCCGCTGTATCCGCTCAATCCGGGCAGGGCGCTCGACATCGGCGAAGGGATGCGGATGCGCGCGATCGCGCTGCCGGGCCACAGCGCATGCCTGCTCGGCTATCACTGCCCGCAGCTCGATCTGCTGTTCGTGTCGGACGCCCTCGGCGAATACCACGCGCCGACGCAATGGCTGCCGCTCGTGTTCCAGGATCTGCCCGCCTACCGGCGGTCGCTCGACGCGATCGAGCAGCAGCACGCGTCGCGGATCGCGCTCGGCCATTACGGCGTCGTCGGCGGCGGCGTCGCGCGGCACGCGGTCCGGCATGCGCGCGACGGTCTTGCCGCGCGCAGCGACGAAGCGCGCGCCGCGCGCGGCGACACGAATGCGACGCGCGCGCTCGCGCGGCAATGGACCGAGCGCTACGCGGCGCGCAGCGCGAAAGTGGTGCCGCGCGCGCTGCATCTGAAGAGCATGGAGCGAATGATCGACCTGTTCCAGCGCGCCGCGTAG
- a CDS encoding ketoacyl-ACP synthase III translates to MRHNLEIAGLGHALPERIVGNDEVARVIDTSDAFIRTRTGVRHRRYLAPGRQLADLACPAAERAMADAGVAPADIDLLIVNTLSPDHHDPSQACYMQPRLGLREIPCFDIRAQCSGALYGLEIARHFVASGLYRNVLLICAEALSRRIDTSNAGRNLSILLSDGAAAMVLRAQPDATRGLIDLSLGADGTQFDLLQTEAPGAKRPNFIDADDIAAGRHCFRMRGAEMFEDATRRIVGACRQMLDKHRLALGDIGLVVPHQPNLRIIDAVVEQLGLPRERCMISVEDLGNMASAAFPVALALAREQGRMPAGQLNLLVTYGAGSTWACALYRS, encoded by the coding sequence ATGCGGCATAACCTGGAGATCGCCGGGCTCGGCCACGCGCTGCCGGAGCGGATCGTCGGCAACGACGAAGTCGCGCGCGTCATCGATACGAGCGACGCGTTCATCCGCACGCGCACCGGCGTGCGGCATCGCCGCTACCTCGCGCCCGGCCGGCAGCTCGCGGATCTCGCGTGCCCGGCCGCCGAGCGCGCGATGGCCGACGCGGGCGTCGCGCCCGCCGACATCGATCTGCTGATCGTCAACACGCTGTCGCCCGATCATCACGATCCGTCGCAGGCGTGCTACATGCAGCCGCGGCTCGGGCTGCGCGAGATTCCGTGCTTCGACATCCGCGCGCAATGCAGCGGCGCGCTGTACGGGCTCGAGATCGCGCGGCACTTCGTTGCGAGCGGCCTGTATCGCAACGTGCTGCTGATCTGCGCGGAAGCGCTGTCGCGGCGGATCGACACGAGCAACGCGGGCCGCAACCTGTCGATCCTGCTGAGCGACGGCGCGGCCGCGATGGTGCTGCGCGCGCAGCCCGACGCGACGCGCGGCCTCATCGATCTGTCGCTCGGCGCGGACGGCACGCAGTTCGATCTGCTGCAGACGGAAGCGCCGGGCGCGAAGCGGCCGAACTTCATCGATGCCGACGACATCGCGGCGGGCCGCCACTGCTTCCGGATGCGCGGCGCCGAGATGTTCGAGGACGCGACGCGCCGCATCGTCGGCGCGTGCCGGCAGATGCTGGACAAGCACCGGCTCGCGCTCGGCGACATCGGGCTCGTCGTGCCGCATCAGCCGAACCTGCGGATCATCGACGCGGTGGTCGAGCAACTCGGCCTGCCGCGCGAGCGCTGCATGATTTCCGTCGAGGATCTCGGCAACATGGCGAGCGCCGCGTTTCCGGTCGCGCTCGCGCTCGCGCGCGAGCAGGGGCGGATGCCGGCCGGCCAACTGAACCTGCTCGTGACCTACGGCGCGGGCTCGACCTGGGCGTGCGCGCTCTATCGGAGCTGA